GAACCAGCAAAACAATACCGGCCAGCAAAGCTACTCGCGCGGATACGCCCGCCGACGGCTCTTCCGCGATCCCGACGACCGTATTATTGGCGGTGTTTGCGCCGGTTTGGGACATTATTTCGATATCAATCCCATCTGGATCCGCCTTACACTGGCCGTGAGCTTCTTTGTATTCGGTTCAGGATTTCTGCTTTACATACTCCTGCTCATCATTATGCCCAAAGCCGAAACCACAGCCGAAAAGCTTGAAATGCGCGGCGAGCCGGTTGACGTAAACAACATAAGCCGAAGCATTAAGGATGATTTCGAAAACTTCAAACGGCGCATGGAGGATCTGGGCGAAGAAGCCAGCAACTGGGGTAAAAAACAGTTCGGATCGGCCCGCGAAAACTATAACAGCGAACGCCGAAACAGCCGTGGCATTGAACGGGTGCTTGGGTCACTATTTGAAGTAGCCGGGCGCGTGTTTTCTTTTGTACTGCTCGTAATAGGTGTAGGCATACTCATCGGCATACTTACGTCAACCTTTACCTTTCACCGCGTGGGCCCCGACGAACTTGGCCATAGTTTCAGAAACCTGTTCAGCAGCAACAGCGATTACATACTTGCCATTATTGCCTTCTTCCTCGTGTTCGGTATTCCGGCCATGATGATGATTTATCAGGGAATTAAAGCACTTTTCAATATTAAAGTAACAACTAAGGTAATTGGATATAGCGCCCTGTCGCTCTGGTTTATAGGTATCGTTATTGGCATCTACTGCGGCGTGGGCGTGGCTTCCAATTTCCGCCACAGCGGTCACATTACCGAACGCTTTAATTTTGCCAGTCCGGCACCCGATACCCTGCAGCTTTCGGTAAATATTGACTCCGATCTGGAAAACGAAACCTATAATTATCGCCACAAGAAATATAAAAATCACGACCGCCGCTACGCGTATTTTGCAGTAACCAACGAAGGCATGAAATTCGGTACCACCGAACTGCATATTATCCCTTCGCAAACCGGCCAATATGAGCTGGTGATACACAAATACTCCGAAGGCAGTACCCGCGAAGAAGCCGGTCTGCTGGCACGAGAAATACGTTTTCAGTTGCGTCAGGAAGGGAATAAACTCATCATCCCCGGTTCATTTACCATTGGGCACGACCAGAAATGGCGGGCGCAGGAAGTGGAGCTTGAGCTACATGTACCTCAGGGAAAGGTAGTTAACCTTGACCAAAGTACACGTGAAATCATTCACAACGTGGACAATGAGCAAAACACCTATGACCCGAATATGGCAGGCCGCCGCTGGCGTATGGGTAAAGACATGCTGACCTGTGTGGATTGCGACGGACTTGATATGGAGAATACAAATTCCAAAGCCCGTGAAAATTCGCAAGCCAATAAGCAAGCCGACAGTACAGCCAAAGCGCAGGATGAACTGGAAAAGAAAATTCAGCGTGTGGCCGACAGTATTCGCAATGCGGCCGGGAAAAAATAATTGCACGGAACTGTAACTATACGTCCTGTCTGTTCGTCTTATTCACAACAGCTCCCCATTTTGGTTAGGTATTCAGGACCTGTTTCATGCAATTGAATGAGATACGCCGGTTTCGCAGCCCGGCGTATCTTTTTTTATGACCTTTGCCAAAATTCACAGCTATATATGAATACCGAGAGCCGCGCTGCTTATCTGATCCGTCATTTACACATGCAGCCGCATCCCGAAGGCGGGTACTATGCCGAGCATTACCGCTCGCAGTTGCTGGTGGAACGCCAAAACGAGGCGCCTCGCAGTGCGGTAACTTCAATTTACTATCTGCTTCAGCAAAATGAAGTTAGCCGCTGGCATGTAGTGGATGCCGACGAGATCTGGCACTGGCACGAGGGCAACGAGCTGGAACTTTGGCTGGTGAATCCGGAAATTACGCAATTGCGTGTAATCAGGCTCGGCCAGCCGGGGGCTGATACGCAGCCTTCGG
This DNA window, taken from Bacteroidota bacterium, encodes the following:
- a CDS encoding PspC domain-containing protein, with translation MNKTVTINISGIIFHIEEDAFEVLRNYLQTLRNRFSQEEGCDEIMADIEARIAELLKAKTGISKEVIVMADVEGVIAVMGSPESFAEGEEPQQTQNTGQQNQQNQQNNTGQQSYSRGYARRRLFRDPDDRIIGGVCAGLGHYFDINPIWIRLTLAVSFFVFGSGFLLYILLLIIMPKAETTAEKLEMRGEPVDVNNISRSIKDDFENFKRRMEDLGEEASNWGKKQFGSARENYNSERRNSRGIERVLGSLFEVAGRVFSFVLLVIGVGILIGILTSTFTFHRVGPDELGHSFRNLFSSNSDYILAIIAFFLVFGIPAMMMIYQGIKALFNIKVTTKVIGYSALSLWFIGIVIGIYCGVGVASNFRHSGHITERFNFASPAPDTLQLSVNIDSDLENETYNYRHKKYKNHDRRYAYFAVTNEGMKFGTTELHIIPSQTGQYELVIHKYSEGSTREEAGLLAREIRFQLRQEGNKLIIPGSFTIGHDQKWRAQEVELELHVPQGKVVNLDQSTREIIHNVDNEQNTYDPNMAGRRWRMGKDMLTCVDCDGLDMENTNSKARENSQANKQADSTAKAQDELEKKIQRVADSIRNAAGKK
- a CDS encoding cupin domain-containing protein; the encoded protein is MNTESRAAYLIRHLHMQPHPEGGYYAEHYRSQLLVERQNEAPRSAVTSIYYLLQQNEVSRWHVVDADEIWHWHEGNELELWLVNPEITQLRVIRLGQPGADTQPSAVVPAGWFQAVRSTGSYSLCGCTVAPAFQFSGFRFTSPQEAEKLSQLHPDAAAFC